A genomic stretch from Hymenobacter psoromatis includes:
- a CDS encoding ABC transporter ATP-binding protein, with protein sequence MIRTVIFDMDGVIIDTEPIHHQAFVTHFAELGILVSDTEYASFLGSSTRNVFQRLKQEHGLPQEVAALLLRKRELFNQAFDEDAGLDLLPGARALIEDLQRHGVQLVVASSASKATIKRVFDRFGLGPYFSHIVSGEDFAQSKPNPAIFLHAAALAETPVTECIVIEDSANGVAAAKAAGIYCVGYASPHSAGQDLRLADRVIQHFSELSAEKVQAISGGRDLTRG encoded by the coding sequence ATGATTCGTACCGTAATTTTTGACATGGATGGTGTTATTATCGACACCGAGCCCATTCACCACCAAGCCTTCGTCACGCATTTTGCCGAGCTCGGCATTCTGGTTTCCGATACCGAATATGCCTCATTTCTAGGCTCTTCCACGCGCAATGTCTTCCAGCGGCTCAAGCAGGAGCACGGCTTGCCGCAGGAAGTAGCCGCGCTGCTGCTGCGCAAGCGTGAGCTATTCAACCAGGCCTTTGACGAAGACGCCGGCCTCGACCTGCTGCCCGGCGCCCGCGCGCTCATCGAAGATTTGCAGCGCCACGGCGTGCAGCTGGTGGTGGCTTCGTCGGCCTCCAAGGCTACCATCAAGCGGGTATTCGACCGCTTCGGGCTGGGACCTTATTTTTCGCACATCGTTAGCGGCGAAGACTTTGCGCAATCCAAACCCAACCCGGCCATCTTCCTGCACGCCGCCGCGCTGGCCGAAACGCCCGTGACCGAGTGCATCGTCATCGAAGACTCGGCCAACGGCGTGGCCGCCGCCAAAGCAGCCGGCATCTACTGCGTGGGCTACGCCAGCCCGCATTCGGCCGGCCAGGACCTGCGCCTCGCTGACCGCGTAATCCAGCATTTCTCCGAGCTTTCGGCTGAGAAGGTTCAGGCGATTTCGGGGGGTAGGGACCTGACGCGCGGCTAA